TTAGAGGGTTCGGATTTATCAATAACAGAGTATGCTCTTCCAATTATTATTATTTCACTTCTAATTGTGGGTATATATAATTTAAAAAATACAACTCCCCTTGAGAACTATTTATTATGGATTATTTGTGGTGGGGTTATTGGAAACATGATAAATAATGGGAGGTTTTTTCAAGTAAAAACTATCTTTACATTACCATTAGTTAATATTGCAGACTTAATGGTAGTCATCTGTGGAATAATTATGATAATATTCATTATTCTTAAAGATAGGAG
Above is a genomic segment from Thiospirochaeta perfilievii containing:
- a CDS encoding signal peptidase II; protein product: MNRGPIITTFFLLTLDQLSKYLLKSREFVIIKSKYLSINISSLEGSDLSITEYALPIIIISLLIVGIYNLKNTTPLENYLLWIICGGVIGNMINNGRFFQVKTIFTLPLVNIADLMVVICGIIMIIFIILKDRRRNII